Proteins from a single region of Hydra vulgaris chromosome 12, alternate assembly HydraT2T_AEP:
- the LOC136088223 gene encoding zinc finger MYM-type protein 1-like, with product MSAVSSDFGYLSGHSLSKSSVDELKKKAANLSQIDKADLDSSDFQSEMASFKYQAAAMMDNFEKSSPIDILQLIYKYSLTDAYPNTTIAIRIFLTIPVTVATCERSFSKLKLIKHYISSTFGQERLSSLAMISIENEVANNIDFDDVISEFASRKARKVALN from the coding sequence ATGTCTGCTGTATCCTCTGATTTTGGCTACCTTAGTGGGCATTCACTCTCTAAAAGTTCAGTGGATGAACTCAAGAAAAAAGCTGCAAATTTATCTCAAATTGACAAGGCAGATTTAGATTCTTCCGATTTCCAGTCAGAAATGGCAAGCTTTAAATATCAAGCTGCCGCAATGATGGACAACTTTGAAAAATCTAGCCCGATCGACATTTTGCagcttatttataaatattctttgaCCGATGCTTATCCCAACACAACAATTGCTATTCGCATCTTCCTCACCATACCAGTCACAGTTGCTACGTGTGAGAGAAGTTTCAGTAAACTTAAGCTCATAAAACACTATATAAGTTCAACATTTGGCCAAGAACGTTTGTCTAGTTTGGCTATGATTTCAATTGAAAATGAAGTGGCAAACAACATTGATTTTGATGATGTCATTAGTGAATTTGCCTCAAGAAAAGCCAGAAAAGTGGCATTAAACTAA